A stretch of Gemmatimonadaceae bacterium DNA encodes these proteins:
- a CDS encoding 3-hydroxyacyl-CoA dehydrogenase/enoyl-CoA hydratase family protein — protein sequence MRVTTVGVVGAGAMGSGIAALAASAGCRVVLLDIPGDPDPTSPNRSAPARSGLAKSVKSKPASFMEAAAAQRVQIGNIEDDLGLLAACDWIVEAIIELPEPKQQLFARIEALMKPTAIISSNTSGIPMSVLLAGRSEKFRRRFLGTHFFNPPRYMHLLELIPTPETDPAVIGAIREFAERTLGKGIVMCKDVPGFVANRLGVYGMVGTMRRMEQHGLTIDEVDGLTGSLVGRARTATFRTGDLTGIDVLAHVTKGIGSATGEDFALPPWILELVASGKLGDKTGGGFYTKTKTGTLTFDWQTKSYVPQQRLEGGDIGQAIRPPIAQRLPAAKSIPGAQGAFLRDHLLDAAHYTLTLASQLAYDIVAIDRAMEWGYGWEAGPFRIMDALGLEWLRQEFDARGDARPALLEAAHGSFYKGGEYLTFDGTYEPVPDIPGRISLAGLARSGRVLEDNGLSRLIDLGDGVACFEFRSKMNSLGDGVLKGLESAIAKVEKLGFNGLVIGNEDPRAFSVGADLSLVSFAISAGAWDDIAESCKVFQDRVMSIRRAPFPVVVAPAGMTLGGGAEFTLHADAVQAHAETYMGLVEAGVGLLPGGGGTKELLMRFTGELANYDDVDYFAAVKRAFKLIAFATTTTSGFEARAFGFLRPSDRISMNRDQQLADAKRRVLDLAPGYLPPLERTVRALGREGLGNLEYALWAAKEAGQASAHDVRVGRAIAYVLCGGDGTPRDVTEQDILDLEREQFLSLLGTKETQERIAYTLKTGKPLRN from the coding sequence ATGCGCGTGACGACCGTCGGCGTGGTGGGCGCTGGTGCGATGGGGAGCGGCATTGCCGCCCTCGCCGCCTCGGCGGGCTGCCGCGTCGTGCTGCTGGATATTCCTGGCGACCCGGACCCGACGTCGCCCAATCGCAGCGCCCCCGCGCGTTCGGGTCTCGCCAAATCGGTCAAATCAAAGCCGGCCTCGTTCATGGAGGCGGCCGCCGCCCAGCGCGTGCAAATCGGCAATATCGAGGATGATCTGGGTCTGCTCGCCGCGTGCGACTGGATCGTCGAAGCGATCATCGAACTGCCCGAACCGAAACAACAACTGTTCGCGCGCATCGAAGCGCTGATGAAACCCACCGCGATCATTTCATCGAACACGTCCGGCATTCCCATGTCGGTCTTGCTCGCCGGTCGCTCGGAGAAGTTCCGTCGCCGTTTTCTCGGCACGCACTTCTTCAATCCGCCGCGCTACATGCACCTCCTTGAACTCATCCCCACGCCGGAGACCGACCCGGCAGTGATCGGTGCCATCCGGGAGTTCGCCGAACGCACGCTTGGCAAGGGCATCGTGATGTGCAAGGATGTGCCGGGATTTGTCGCCAACCGACTTGGCGTCTACGGCATGGTCGGCACGATGCGCCGTATGGAGCAGCACGGTCTCACCATCGATGAGGTTGACGGACTCACCGGATCGCTGGTCGGGCGCGCCCGCACGGCAACGTTTCGGACCGGGGATCTCACCGGCATCGATGTGCTGGCGCATGTCACCAAGGGAATTGGCAGTGCGACGGGTGAAGACTTCGCGCTGCCGCCCTGGATTCTGGAACTCGTGGCCAGCGGGAAGTTGGGCGACAAGACCGGCGGCGGGTTCTACACGAAGACCAAGACCGGCACGTTGACGTTTGATTGGCAGACGAAGTCGTATGTGCCGCAGCAGCGGCTTGAGGGTGGCGACATCGGTCAGGCCATTCGGCCGCCGATTGCCCAGCGGTTGCCGGCTGCCAAGTCCATCCCCGGCGCGCAGGGCGCGTTTCTCCGCGATCACCTGCTCGATGCCGCGCACTATACGCTCACGCTCGCCTCGCAACTCGCCTACGACATTGTCGCGATCGATCGCGCGATGGAATGGGGCTACGGATGGGAAGCGGGACCGTTCCGCATCATGGATGCGCTCGGACTCGAGTGGCTGCGACAGGAATTCGATGCCCGTGGCGATGCCCGCCCTGCGTTGCTGGAGGCGGCACATGGCAGCTTCTACAAGGGTGGTGAGTACCTGACATTCGACGGCACGTATGAGCCGGTACCCGACATTCCCGGACGCATCTCCCTGGCGGGACTCGCGCGAAGTGGCCGTGTCCTTGAGGACAACGGGCTGTCGCGCCTGATCGATCTGGGAGACGGTGTCGCGTGTTTCGAGTTCCGCAGCAAGATGAACTCGTTGGGCGACGGGGTCCTGAAGGGCCTTGAGAGCGCCATCGCAAAGGTCGAAAAACTCGGCTTCAACGGTCTCGTCATCGGCAATGAAGATCCACGGGCATTCAGTGTCGGCGCCGATCTCTCGTTGGTGTCATTTGCGATATCGGCCGGGGCGTGGGATGACATCGCCGAGTCGTGCAAGGTGTTTCAGGATCGCGTCATGTCCATCCGCCGGGCACCATTCCCGGTGGTCGTGGCACCGGCCGGCATGACCCTCGGTGGTGGTGCGGAATTCACGCTGCACGCGGACGCCGTGCAGGCCCACGCGGAAACGTACATGGGCCTTGTGGAAGCCGGCGTGGGACTGCTTCCGGGGGGAGGCGGCACCAAGGAACTGCTGATGCGGTTCACTGGCGAACTCGCCAACTACGACGACGTCGATTATTTCGCGGCTGTCAAACGCGCGTTCAAGCTGATCGCGTTCGCCACCACCACCACGTCGGGGTTTGAAGCGCGGGCGTTCGGATTCCTCCGGCCCAGCGACCGTATCAGCATGAACCGTGACCAGCAACTCGCGGATGCCAAGCGCCGCGTGCTGGATCTGGCACCGGGTTACCTGCCGCCGCTGGAGCGGACGGTGCGGGCGCTGGGCCGCGAGGGCCTGGGCAATCTGGAGTATGCCCTGTGGGCAGCGAAGGAAGCAGGACAGGCATCAGCGCATGATGTGCGTGTTGGGCGCGCCATTGCCTATGTCCTCTGCGGCGGTGACGGGACACCACGCGATGTCACCGAGCAGGATATCCTCGACCTCGAGCGCGAACAGTTCCTGAGCCTCCTTGGCACCAAGGAAACGCAGGAGCGCATCGCCTACACCCTCAAGACCGGCAAGCCGCTGCGCAATTGA
- a CDS encoding thiolase family protein, whose product MTEVVIVSAVRSAVGRGKADGSLAGVHPVDLSSTVMKEAIARAGIDPAGIEDVQWGCAMPEASQGLNHARLAWLRGGLPVETSAATVNRFCSSGLQSVAYAAQAIIAGMGDTVMAGGIEMMSQVPMSGYNARLSPEITESYIGMGFTAERVAKRWGITREQQDQFAFESQQKAAVALANKVFAPEIVPIQVKRYAWTGATKTVTDVAFDTDECPRADTTLDGLAKLRPAFVPTGSVTAGNASPFSDGAAAVLVMSADKAKALGLTPLARFVSFATGGVDPDIMGVGPIKAVPKALARAGLTMSDLKLIEFNEAFSAQALAVIKELNMDTSIINVNGGAIALGHPLGATGAKLTTQLVHALRRRGGGYGMVTMCIGGGMGAAGIFEVYPG is encoded by the coding sequence ATGACCGAGGTCGTGATCGTCAGTGCCGTGCGTAGCGCCGTGGGCCGTGGCAAGGCCGATGGATCGCTGGCCGGTGTGCATCCGGTGGATCTTTCATCCACCGTCATGAAGGAAGCCATCGCGCGCGCCGGCATCGACCCGGCGGGCATCGAAGATGTGCAGTGGGGTTGTGCCATGCCGGAAGCGTCGCAGGGACTCAACCACGCCCGTCTGGCCTGGTTACGCGGTGGCTTGCCCGTGGAGACGTCGGCCGCGACGGTCAACCGCTTCTGCTCGTCAGGGCTGCAGTCGGTGGCCTATGCGGCACAGGCCATCATCGCCGGCATGGGGGACACGGTCATGGCCGGCGGCATCGAGATGATGTCACAGGTACCGATGTCCGGATACAACGCGCGACTCTCACCGGAGATCACGGAGAGTTACATCGGCATGGGCTTCACGGCGGAGCGCGTGGCCAAGCGGTGGGGCATCACCCGCGAACAGCAGGACCAGTTTGCGTTTGAGAGCCAGCAGAAAGCCGCCGTGGCATTGGCGAACAAGGTGTTTGCGCCCGAGATCGTGCCGATTCAGGTCAAACGGTATGCATGGACGGGAGCGACGAAGACCGTCACCGACGTCGCCTTCGACACCGACGAATGCCCGCGCGCCGACACCACGCTGGACGGCCTCGCGAAACTGCGTCCGGCGTTCGTGCCGACCGGCAGCGTGACCGCCGGCAACGCGAGTCCGTTTTCAGACGGCGCCGCCGCCGTGCTGGTGATGAGCGCCGACAAAGCGAAGGCGCTGGGACTCACGCCGTTGGCGCGCTTTGTCAGTTTCGCCACGGGTGGCGTGGATCCGGACATCATGGGAGTCGGCCCGATCAAGGCCGTGCCCAAGGCGCTCGCCCGTGCCGGGCTGACGATGTCCGATCTCAAGCTCATCGAGTTCAATGAAGCGTTCTCGGCGCAGGCGTTGGCCGTCATCAAGGAGCTCAACATGGACACGTCAATCATCAACGTGAACGGCGGGGCCATTGCCCTGGGGCATCCGTTGGGCGCGACGGGCGCGAAACTCACGACGCAGCTGGTGCATGCACTGCGGCGCCGTGGCGGCGGTTACGGCATGGTCACGATGTGCATCGGCGGTGGCATGGGTGCCGCCGGCATTTTCGAGGTCTATCCGGGCTGA